A DNA window from Scomber japonicus isolate fScoJap1 chromosome 14, fScoJap1.pri, whole genome shotgun sequence contains the following coding sequences:
- the si:ch73-52p7.1 gene encoding uncharacterized protein si:ch73-52p7.1 codes for MFLCSLFFLDSATTHTQHVTRASPLAVMPAFSPPAPLLCVLLCVSVALQRSDLRLAYVTHNSFFYYSCSQNPQPCSIASLTDCRCKDIQLAMLHRPQSHSSPVFRMRRLTVWYTSPSNTARLLNNSEVRHLTLVHCGPGGSRETASHGSVPQEGHFAVQHLERLTVVNLPQRLTPDANWAKNTDSNTDPQRDYGPHLDTNRYNRDRETNLDLIADTYRNSEAPSLDWSSPQIQDIFLGRELGAAYHEQARLGIIHNSVLEWEASLKVYTVQTHIDSDGVLPFPDLHLPKLPETSVIYVSFVY; via the coding sequence ATGTTtctctgttctcttttttttttagactcaGCTACCACCCACACACAACATGTGACCCGAGCCTCTCCTCTAGCAGTGATGCCTGCCTTCAGCCCCCCTGCACCTCTGCTGTgtgtcctgctgtgtgtgtcagtggctCTGCAGCGCTCTGACCTCCGCCTGGCCTATGTGACCCACAACAGCTTTTTCTACTACTCCTGCAGCCAGAATCCACAACCCTGCAGCATTGCATCACTAACAGACTGCAGATGCAAAGACATCCAGCTTGCCATGTTGCACCGTCCCCAGTCACACTCGTCTCCTGTTTTCCGGATGAGGCGTTTAACTGTTTGGTACACATCGCCTTCAAACACTGCACGTCTGCTCAACAACTCTGAGGTGAGACATCTTACCCTGGTCCACTGTGGTCCTGGGGGGTCCAGAGAGACAGCATCACATGGATCAGTTCCCCAGGAGGGGCATTTTGCTGTGCAACACCTGGAGAGGCTGACAGTGGTGAACCTGCCACAGAGGCTGACTCCAGATGCAAATTGGGCCAAAAACACAGACTCAAATACTGACCCACAGAGAGATTATGGTCCTCATTTAGACACAAACAGATACaatagagacagagaaacaaaccTGGACCTGATTGCAGACACATACAGAAATTCAGAAGCCCCATCCTTAGATTGGTCCTCACCCCAGATCCAAGACATCTTCCTGGGCAGGGAGCTCGGAGCAGCGTATCACGAACAGGCAAGACTAGGAATCATCCACAACTCTGTATTGGAGTGGGAAGCATCTCTCAAAGTCTACACAGTCCAAACACATATAGACAGTGATGGAGTCCTGCCCTTTCCTGACCTCCACCTGCCCAAGTTACCAGAGACATCCGTCATATATGTCAGCTTTGTGTATTGa